From Aegilops tauschii subsp. strangulata cultivar AL8/78 chromosome 5, Aet v6.0, whole genome shotgun sequence:
TCAAACTCAGCAACGGTTGGTTCCATTGGGCTTGGTCCTACTTTGATAAGTTTTGAAGTCAAGAACACAAAAGGAGAATTTATAAAACAGGATGTTAAACAGCTTCTATCCTATCAATATTACCTCAGGAAATTCAAATAGAATAACTGTCAAGTAGGGCAGTTACTTTGAAGCTACTTTGAACAATGCTGCATATGTATGCCTCTACGAAACCTGAATCTTCTGTGGGATGCTGCAGGTGTATCACCCGaacatcaactccaacggcagcATCTGCCTGGACATCCTCAAGGAGCAGTGGAGCCCGGCGCTGACCATATCCAAGGTCCTACTCTCCATCAGCTCCCTGCTcaccgaccccaaccccgacgaCCCCCTTGTCCCGGAGATCGCGCAGCTCTACAAGAACCAGAGAGCCCGCTATGAGGACACCGCGAGGGCCTGGACCCAGAAGTACGCCATGGGCTGATCGCTGCAAAGATGACCATGGCATCGTGTAAGAGAACTTCTGTGTCGTGCCGGTTTCCCGCCCTCTGAGCTTCGACGATGCCCAAGAGACCCCGTATCTGGCTTTCTCTGAACCAGTTTTTACTTGTGTACAGTTGTCAAAATTGGGTAATGTTTGCATTTCCGTTTTCTCCAAACTTTGGGTGTACACCCTGTCCCTGAAGACCTGTATGTATCAAGACAAAACATTTTCAAGAATTTGTGGTGTTTTCGTTGCTTTCTCCAGTACCCTTTTCATTTGTTGGATCCGGGTGAAACAGCGCTGGTCAATTGCTTGTGGCTCCAGTGAGTACCCCCAAGTTCAGTGCTGCTGCTCGCCTGTGGCCCTCTGGTGATGATGACATGTGATGACTGACAGTTAGCCAAACATGGCACTGGCTTGTTGCTGGACTGTCTGCCCCGCTTCTAAAATCTGGCCAGCGTCTCGCTGATAGGTCCAGTAGATATCTGCTTTATGGTCCATATGTCCTCCTGGCATTACTCTGCAGCAGCACCAGAAAGGCACGGCCTGAGCATTCTTTCTTTGGGAGGATAGGAGAGAGCTTGCACGTGTCTCACCGGTGTCGTGTGTGGGTTGAACGCATCATGCATGCACGACTTGTCCGCGAGAGATGCATGAACGGACGACCATCAGA
This genomic window contains:
- the LOC109754712 gene encoding ubiquitin-conjugating enzyme E2 28 → MANKRIQKELMDLQKDPPTSCSAGPAGADLFHWQATIMGPGDSPYSGGVFFVNIHFPPDYPFKPPKVNFQTKVYHPNINSNGSICLDILKEQWSPALTISKVLLSISSLLTDPNPDDPLVPEIAQLYKNQRARYEDTARAWTQKYAMG